The nucleotide window CCGCGAAGGCTTTCTTCACCAGCGCGAGTTCGTCCGTGGAGAGCGTGGTGATGTCCTTGCGGATGCGCGAGGCTTTCGTCTCGACGCCTTCGGTGAGCAGGCGGAAGCCGCCGACGGTAGGGGCGTTGGTTCCCTTCGGACAATCGTTGGTCATCCAGTTCAGGAAGGTCTCCACCCAGGCGGACGGCCATGGGTTGTTCGGCGGCATGCTGCCGCTGGCGACTTGGCCGTAGATGATACTCGAGTTGTCCTTGACCACATCGTAGATGGAAAGGTCGAGGCCTTGGCTGCGCATGTGGTCGATATCTTCCTGGGTGAAGAGGTGGCGGATATCGGAATACCAGGTGGGATTGGCGATGGGAGCGGATGGATTGGTTGGCATGACGGGCTGTTGGAATAAGAGGAGGTGTGGTGTCTCTGATATGGAGTGCGGCGAGCTATCGCCGCTTTGGGTGCTGGAGAGAATCGACGGGAGTTGAGCGGAACGATGGAATGGATGTCTGAACCAGCGGTGAGGCCGGTTCGCGAGCGCAGCTATTCCTCCCGGCGATGGCCCGCCTCCGCTCAAAGCGGCGATGGCTCGCCGCACTCCATATTCAAATAGTCTTACTCCGGTTCTTCCACCGAGGCGGTGGCCTTGGTGTCGGTGTCGGCCTTGGCGGGCATCTGCTCGAGCAGTCCGGCGATGTTCATGTAGGGGCTGGCCCCGGTGGTGCCCCACGCGACCTTGCCCTTTTCATCGATCACGAAGGTGCCGTGCGCGATCTCCGAGCCACGGGTGCAACCGTAGGCGGCGAATGCCTTGCCATCCGGATCGGCGAGGATCGGGAAGGGCGCGGGCGAACCTTCCAACGCGGTCTTCAACGAGGTGGCATCGTCGGAGGTGATTCCGACCACGCCCACGCCCTTCGCTTTGAACTGCTCGTAGAGCGCGGTGAACTCCGCCACCTGGCGCGAGCAATGTGAGCAGCCGTGGCCTTTGAAGAGGAACACCACGTGGCGCTGCCCGGCGAAGTCGCTCTCGTTGTAAACCTTGCCCGCACCATCCGGCCGGCTGAACGCCGGGGCGCTCACACCGGTCTTCAATCCCGGCGCGTTGTTGGAGGCGACGGGTGCCTTCGGGTCCTTGATGTCCACGAGCTGCATCATGCCTTGGTCCTCGTGATCGAGGATGTGGCAGTGCTGCACGAAGGTGCCGATGAAGTCGGTGTACTTGGTGCGGAACTTCACGGTCCCGTTGTTAGGCACCCAGATGGTGTCACGCCACACCGGGCCGCCGGTGAGCTGTTCCACCTGCTTGCTCTTCGGATCGTTCGGATTCTCCGGTCCCATGATCGACGTGACCTCGAAGGGATTCACGTGGATGTGGAACGGATGGCCGGTGTTGATGCCACCGCCGTTGCGGACTTCCACGGTCCATTCGTCGGTATTGCCCAGCGAGAGTTCCTTGGCCTCGTCCATGTTGAACGACTTGCCATCGATGGTGAAGACCACGCCGCCGGTCGCGGGTAGGATGCCGTAGGTGGCGGTCTGGGGTGCATCGATCTTCGCATTCACCAGCGTGGGCAGGCGGAACTTCGCCATCTCGCCATCGGTCGGCAGTTTCATGCTGACCGGCGTGCCCTCGACCACGATGCGGGCGATGTACTTGAGAGGCTCGCCCTGGCCATCGATGCCGCTGGCGGTGGCCTGGTCCACGAGCACGTATTCGCCGGGTTTGTCCGGAGCCTTCACCAGCACGTCGGAACGGTAGCCGGGCAGGAGCTGGATGACGTCCTTCTGCACCGACTTGCCGAGCGCGAGTCCATCCACGGCGATCTCGTTGAAGGGGATGCCCTTGCTGCCATCGATATTCGTGATCTGGAGGTCGATCTGTTCACGTTGGCCGCTGTCCACCACACGCCAGCGCTCCACCTGGCCGGGGGCCATTCGGATCACGGGAAGCTGCACGCCGTTCACGGTGGTGTAGCGGCCGAGGGTTTCCCAATCGCCGGGGCCGAAGATGTAGCCGGCGAGCTTTTCCTCGATGATGCCTTCCGGGAAATTGAAGGTCACGGTGCCACCATTGCCATCATCCAGCGTGTTCTTGTAGATGTAGGGGATCTGGTTGAGCACCATCACGCGTTCCTTCGCGGCCTTCACCGCCGGGACTTCGTCGAGATCGCCCTCGATGATGAGCGCGCCGGACATACCGCTGGCGACATTGCCCGCCGTGGAGCCGTGGCGATGGGCGTGATACCAGTAGGTGCCGCAGGTGTGATCCTTCGGGATCACGATCTCATAGTCCTGCGTGGCACCGGGTCCGATCTCGATCAGGACGTTGTCGCTGATGCCGTTCGGCGAGACATGGAGGCCGTGGGTGTGGAGGTTGGTGGTGTTGAAATCGTGAAGCGTGTTCATCGAGTCCTTCTGCCACGGCTGCGTGGGAAGGTTGTTCTTCACCGTGATGCGCAGCGTGTCGCCGGGCTTGGCGCGCAGGGTGGGGCCGACGAGATGGCCGTTGTAGGAGCGGAGATAGACCGGATCGCTGCCGATGAAGTTCTTCGCATAGGTGGCCACCAGTTCGGCGGTGAGCACGCCGTTGTGGGAGCGCAGTTCCTCGGGATCGGTATAGCCATTGAGCGTCTGGCGGGCGACGGAGGCGCGCTGCGGGGAGGGCAGGTTCGCTTCCAGCTCGAGCTTCTCCAGTTGCGGGAGGCTCAGATCGTTGGAAAACTTCGGCGTGGCCTTGAGGGGGCCGGGCGTTTCGGTGGCCTGCGTCCGGGCGAGGCGCTGCCATTTGTTGGCGAGCTGCTTCCACGCCTTGTCCACGTCGGCGCGCTCCTTCACGAAGTTACGTCCGGCATCGGCGTCGTCCTTGGGCGGGTTGTTGTCCTGGGCGCTGGCGGACCACACCGGCAGCAGGACGGCGGCGAGGATGAGGTGGTCCCGGAGACGGGGAAGGGGTGTGCGATACATGGATTCAGTGGTTGGGGATGGATGAGGAGATCAACGGAAGACGAACCGGATGGCCGGTCGGGAAAAATGGGATCCGATATGGCCGATTTTGATGTGTCGTTGAGAATGTGGCCGATTTTGATGATATGTTTTAAGTCGTCTATCGGAGGTGATTGGATCTTGTGGTGCGAATAGTTTGGGATGCTTGTTTTGTCGATATAAAATGAGGTATTGGCTTTGGATTGATGTGTTATGGGTGATGCAAGTGATTGATGGTGACGATTTGTTAGATTGTCTGTAAAGTTATGTCCGATTTTGGGTCCTTTCTCCGGAGGCAGGGCGTATGGAGCCGCTCGCCGCATCCGCACCTGTTTCCGCCCGTTCCAGGCCGACAAGCACCGGTGCCTCTCTTGAAGACCGGTTCGCCAACCTGATGAAAGCCGGGGGATCAGCCGCCGCTCTTGCCGCCGCGAAGGCCCTGACCGGCAAGGAATGCGAGAATGCGATCTCCTTCCTTTTCAGCTACGGCACGAACAAGGATCCGGAATTCGTCGCCCGGGAACTGGCTGATTCCGGGTTCCCGACGGTTTGCTGAACCTGTCGGGGGCATCCGGGCGAATGAATGGCAAAATCAGGATTCCAAGAGCTCGTTGGAGGAGACCGGATTTGGGTTCGGAAACCAACAAATCGGAGGGTGTTACCCAAAATAAATCCAATATTTCTCCTAACAAGGGTTGATGTGGCCGATTTTATGCCTATGGTGTAGGTCAAGTCACCGGGATCCCCGACCGATGACCATCCTCCCCGAAAAAGGAAGGCCTGTCTGTTCCAGACCTTTCATTTGATCGGCGGGGTCCGGCTTCCCCCCGGACCCCGCCGATTTTTTCTTTGGGAGCCGGGCCGATGCCGGAGTGGCGGCTGGCTGCGCCGTTAGGCGAAAGGCCGCCTTACGGGAGGACCGGACTCCAAGCTACAGTGTGTGCGGTAGTTTGTGCCTCACGCGGAAAGGCGGATCGCGCCGGATTCCGGATCGAGAAAGTGCGCCCAGCTGGCATCGCCGAAGCCGTTTTCCCGCAGGCCGAAGAGCGGCTTCCAGCGCGGAGCCACCGGCTTGTTCAGCGGATGCATGTCCGCCTCATGGGGGAGCTTGTTCGCCTTCCGCGTGTTGCAGCGGATGCAGGAGGTCACGATGTTCTCCCAAGTGGTGCGTCCGCCTTTCTGACGCGGGATGACGTGGTCGAGGTTGAGCTGGACCTCCGGCAGCGAGCGGGCGCAGTACTGACAGGTGAACTGGTCCCTCAGGAACACGTTCCGGCGGGTGAATTTCACCTCCAGCCGCGGTATTTTCTCATACAATCCCAGCACGAGGATCGCCGGGACCTGCATGGCCAGTCTCACGGTATGGATCAATTCGGTGCTGGTGGAGCGGGCGGAATATTCGATCCAAGAGTCCAGATCGTGGGTCTGGAACTTCTCATCCCCGTCCGTCTGGACGACGCGGGCATGCCCCACGCAGAGCAAGTGGAGGGCCCTGCGGACGCTACAAGTCTGGACCGGCTGCCAGAACCGGTTCAGCACCAACACGGGATGGTCGAGGAGCGAATTCATGCATCCTTTCCGAACAATCGCCCGGAAGCTAACAAAGTCATCCGGCTCGGCAACTGAAAAGGGCGCGGGATGGGCACGGATCAAAATAGCGCATTTCGCAACACTCCGCCTGCGGTTTGTTGGTTGAAATAGGGTCCCGAAATGCCCGTAATCACGCCCCATATGCATTGCTGCTTGACGCGTTCGCTGGTTTGCCTGGCCCTTCTGACTCCCATCGCGATGGCGGAGGAAGCGGATTCCCTGGGTCCCGTGCAGGGGGATTCCACCCTGACCGCCCCGCCCGGGGTGACCTACCACCTCGCGGGGGACGCGAAGACGAACCGCATCCTGTCCCCGACCGCGATCGCCTTCGATGAGGCGGGCGCGCTCTATGTGGCGGAGACCCACCGCTTCCGTTTCGGCGTGGAGGACAACCGCGAGCACCTCTACTGGTATCTGGACGACATCGCTTCCCAGACCAATGCCGACCGCTTGGCAATGCACGAGAAGTGGAAGGGCAAGAAGTCGATCAAGGAGATGACGGAGAAGTCCGAGGAGATCCGCAAACTGGAGGATCTGGATCACGACGGCGTTTATGAAAAGGCGGGCACTTACGCGGACAAGTTCAATGACGTGCTCGATGGCACCGCCGCGGGCGTGATGGCCTATGAGGGCACGGTTTACTTCGCCTGCATCCCGAAGGTGTGGGCGCTGCGCGATACCAAGGGCACCGGCACGGCGGATGTGCGGGATGTGATCCAGGACGGCTTCGGCGTGCGCGTTTCCTTCTCCGGCCATGACATGAACGGCTTCGCGCTGGGGCCGGACGGCCGCATCTACGGTACCGTGGGCGACCGTGGTTTCCACGTCGAAACGAAGGAGGGCCGCAAGTATCCCTCGCCGGACCGTGGCGCGATTTTCCGCTTCGATCCGGACGGCTCGAATTTCGAGGTGATCCATACCGGCCTGCGCAATCCGAAGGAGATCGCCTTCGACGAGCGCGGCAATCCGATCTCCGTGGACAACAATTCCGACCAGGGCGACAAGGCACGCGTCGTCTATATCGTGGAAGGTGCGGATTCCGGTTGGACGATGGAGCACCAGGCGCTGCATTCGTTCCACCGCCAGATCGGGCTGGAGAATCATCCGGACAACCGCTGGATGGTGGAGAAGATGTGGGAGCCGCAGAACGACGCGCAACCGGCCTATATCATCCCGCCGGTGGCGAATCTCACCAATGGTCCCAGCGGTCTCGCCTACTATCCCGGTACCGGCTATCTCCAGAGCGAGGAGGGACGTTTCCTGATCTGCGATTACAAGGCCTCGGCTCCGACCTCCGGCATCTGGTCGTTCAAGGTGGAGCCGTCCGGCGCGGGCATGAAGATGACCAACGCACGCAAGGCGGTGTGGGGCGTGACGGCGACGGATGTGGAATACTCGTGGGATGGCAAGCTCTACGTGGCGGACTTCAAGGGCGGCTGGACCGCGCATGACGATGGCCGGGTGTTGTATCTCGATGCGGGCAAGGACACCGCCAAGGCCAAGGAGGCGGGGGAAACCGCGAAGCTGATCAAGGAAGGCTTCGACCAGCGTTCGTCCGCGGACCTCGCCGCGCTGCTGCATCACCCGGACATGCGGGTGCGGTTGCGCGCACAGTACGCGCTTTCCCGGAAGCCGGACGCGCTC belongs to Luteolibacter ambystomatis and includes:
- a CDS encoding HNH endonuclease, with the protein product MNSLLDHPVLVLNRFWQPVQTCSVRRALHLLCVGHARVVQTDGDEKFQTHDLDSWIEYSARSTSTELIHTVRLAMQVPAILVLGLYEKIPRLEVKFTRRNVFLRDQFTCQYCARSLPEVQLNLDHVIPRQKGGRTTWENIVTSCIRCNTRKANKLPHEADMHPLNKPVAPRWKPLFGLRENGFGDASWAHFLDPESGAIRLSA
- a CDS encoding redoxin domain-containing protein, yielding MYRTPLPRLRDHLILAAVLLPVWSASAQDNNPPKDDADAGRNFVKERADVDKAWKQLANKWQRLARTQATETPGPLKATPKFSNDLSLPQLEKLELEANLPSPQRASVARQTLNGYTDPEELRSHNGVLTAELVATYAKNFIGSDPVYLRSYNGHLVGPTLRAKPGDTLRITVKNNLPTQPWQKDSMNTLHDFNTTNLHTHGLHVSPNGISDNVLIEIGPGATQDYEIVIPKDHTCGTYWYHAHRHGSTAGNVASGMSGALIIEGDLDEVPAVKAAKERVMVLNQIPYIYKNTLDDGNGGTVTFNFPEGIIEEKLAGYIFGPGDWETLGRYTTVNGVQLPVIRMAPGQVERWRVVDSGQREQIDLQITNIDGSKGIPFNEIAVDGLALGKSVQKDVIQLLPGYRSDVLVKAPDKPGEYVLVDQATASGIDGQGEPLKYIARIVVEGTPVSMKLPTDGEMAKFRLPTLVNAKIDAPQTATYGILPATGGVVFTIDGKSFNMDEAKELSLGNTDEWTVEVRNGGGINTGHPFHIHVNPFEVTSIMGPENPNDPKSKQVEQLTGGPVWRDTIWVPNNGTVKFRTKYTDFIGTFVQHCHILDHEDQGMMQLVDIKDPKAPVASNNAPGLKTGVSAPAFSRPDGAGKVYNESDFAGQRHVVFLFKGHGCSHCSRQVAEFTALYEQFKAKGVGVVGITSDDATSLKTALEGSPAPFPILADPDGKAFAAYGCTRGSEIAHGTFVIDEKGKVAWGTTGASPYMNIAGLLEQMPAKADTDTKATASVEEPE